ACGAAAGAGCGTGATCTTATCCGGCGGGACGAGGCCATAATGCGTCGTACGCTGCGTGAGCGGCACGCCCTCGTACAGGCCGAAGAGCGTGGCCCCATGCGGAACACCCGCTCGCCTCAGATCCGCCCGCGTGGGCCAGTCAGCGATGACGATGGCCACGTTATCCAGGCGCTTGCGGATCTCCTCAGGCAAACTCTCCAACGCCTCGTCCACCAGCCGATCGAATTCTTCCGGACGTACCACCATTCCCATACCTGCCAAGAGAGCACCGCGATCACAAGAACATGTAAGCGACCAGAGTATACCATCGGCCGGTAGCGGCGTCCAGAGAGGCCATGATAAGGTGGTGCGGAAACCGAAAAGCCCCGCCCCCCATGACAGGATCAGGGCTTTTCAGAGTGCGTTTGAGAAATGCCGTCGCTTCTGCTGTGGGGAGGCCCGGAGGGTAGCCCCCTCCGGAAAAAGCCCTTCTCCGCTCTCGACCTGTCCGGCCCCGGCACGGGTCCTGCAGGAAGCGCCGAGAGAGGCAGGTGCAGGCCGAAAAGCGGAGTTTTCGTGGAGGGAAGGTCCCCTCCACACATCCCCCTGTGGAGCTGTCGTTGAGGGAGACCCTCAGACACCTTCTCAGCGTGCGGCGGCGTGCGCTCCATCACACGTCAGGATCGATCAGGAACCCGTATGAGCAGGGACCGCCGCGATGGTGATGAAGAACAGAACAACCACCAGGATGGGGAACAGGACCAGCCGCAAGGTGCGCCCATGGGAGGGGGGCTGATGCCACATCACGCCGATGGCGATCAGCGTTTGCAATCCGTAGTAGAAGGCAAAGGCCCGAGAGGCCAATGTGAGCACGCTGAAGACATCATAGGCCCAGATGAGTAGGATGGCGATGACGGTCACGATCGCATAGGCGCGCTTCTCGGGCAGGCGCCCCCGGGTCTCCCGCTCCAGGAGCCCGCCGGTACCCACGGTATCCGCTACGGCCGCCCCGAACTGGCTGAACATCGCGCCGGCGGACAGGATCATGCCGAATCCCCACGCCGCCTTCTCCACGATCTCAATGATGGCCGTCTCATTGATGATCTTCACTCCAGGCATCAGCACGGCCACCAGCGGCACGAAGATGATGTACACCACGGCCGCCACGATCTGCGCCACCCACATGGCCCGCACGCGAGGCCCCGGATCGTACTCGGCTCCCAGATATTTGACCGTCTCGAACCCCTGTGTGATGAGCAGCATCCCGCCCAACACACGCAGGCTGTGCCATCCGATCTCCGGGCTGGGGAAGACCAGCTCCCGGCCATCGAACTCCAGATTG
This Chloroflexota bacterium DNA region includes the following protein-coding sequences:
- a CDS encoding metallopeptidase family protein encodes the protein MGMVVRPEEFDRLVDEALESLPEEIRKRLDNVAIVIADWPTRADLRRAGVPHGATLFGLYEGVPLTQRTTHYGLVPPDKITLFRGPLLAYSRDPEDLRERVRRTVIHEIAHHFGMDEDHIRRLGY